The following are encoded in a window of Ferribacterium limneticum genomic DNA:
- the pth gene encoding aminoacyl-tRNA hydrolase gives MNPPRLIVGLGNPGPEYEATRHNVGFWFVDHLADKLKASLAPQAKFYGKAARVGETWLLQPSTFMNRSGQSVAALANFYKIPPAEILVIHDELDLPPGGIRLKQGGGNGGHNGLKDIQAKLGTPDFWRLRLGIGHPRTLGLSQEVVDFVLHQPRKEELPDIEHALARCLLAWPKLAAGDFAGAQQQLHGKAV, from the coding sequence ATGAACCCACCTCGCCTGATCGTCGGCCTCGGCAACCCCGGCCCGGAATACGAAGCGACCCGACACAACGTCGGCTTCTGGTTTGTCGACCATCTGGCCGACAAGCTGAAGGCTTCGCTCGCCCCGCAGGCCAAGTTTTACGGCAAGGCGGCGCGCGTCGGTGAAACCTGGCTGCTGCAGCCGAGCACCTTCATGAACCGTTCAGGTCAGTCGGTGGCGGCGCTGGCTAATTTCTACAAGATTCCCCCGGCAGAGATTCTCGTTATCCACGACGAGCTCGACCTGCCGCCCGGCGGCATTCGCCTCAAGCAGGGCGGCGGCAACGGCGGACACAACGGATTGAAAGATATCCAGGCCAAACTCGGCACGCCGGATTTCTGGCGCCTGCGCCTCGGCATCGGCCACCCGCGCACGCTTGGCCTATCGCAGGAAGTCGTCGATTTCGTGCTGCACCAGCCGCGCAAGGAAGAATTGCCGGATATCGAACACGCCCTCGCCCGCTGTCTGCTGGCCTGGCCCAAACTCGCCGCCGGAGACTTTGCCGGCGCCCAGCAACAGTTGCACGGCAAAGCCGTTTAG
- the ychF gene encoding redox-regulated ATPase YchF produces MSLKCGIVGLPNVGKSTLFNALTKSGIAAENYPFCTIEPNVGIVEVPDKRMAQLAEIVKPQRMQPAIVEFVDIAGLVAGASKGEGLGNQFLANIRETDAIVHVVRCFADDNVIHVSGGVDPLRDIEVIDTELALADMASVEKALNRYRRPASSGDKEAKILVAVLERCFAQLDQAKGIRALDFSKEELALLKPFCLITAKPVLYVANVAENGFENNPLLDAVRAHAATEKAEVVSVCAAIESEIADLDEEEKQMFLADLGLEEPGLDRLIHAGYKLLGLATYFTAGVKEVRAWTIHQGDTAPQAAGVIHTDFERGFIRAQTIAFDDFIAYKGEAGAKEAGKMRAEGKEYVVKDGDVLNFLFNV; encoded by the coding sequence ATGTCTTTGAAATGCGGCATCGTCGGCCTGCCCAACGTCGGCAAATCCACCCTGTTCAACGCCCTGACCAAGTCGGGTATTGCGGCTGAGAACTACCCGTTCTGCACCATCGAGCCAAATGTCGGCATCGTTGAAGTGCCGGACAAGCGCATGGCTCAGCTCGCCGAAATCGTCAAGCCGCAGCGCATGCAGCCGGCCATCGTCGAATTCGTCGATATCGCCGGCCTGGTGGCTGGCGCTTCCAAGGGCGAAGGCCTGGGTAACCAGTTCCTGGCCAATATCCGCGAAACCGATGCCATCGTGCACGTCGTACGCTGTTTTGCCGACGACAACGTGATCCACGTTTCCGGCGGCGTCGATCCGCTGCGCGACATCGAAGTCATCGACACCGAGCTGGCGCTGGCCGACATGGCCTCCGTTGAAAAGGCCCTCAATCGCTACCGCCGTCCGGCCAGTTCCGGCGACAAGGAAGCCAAGATTCTGGTTGCCGTGCTGGAACGCTGCTTTGCCCAGCTTGACCAGGCCAAGGGCATCCGCGCCCTCGATTTCTCCAAGGAAGAGCTGGCGCTCCTCAAGCCGTTCTGCCTGATCACCGCCAAGCCGGTGCTCTATGTTGCGAACGTTGCCGAAAACGGCTTTGAAAACAACCCGCTGCTCGATGCCGTGCGTGCCCACGCGGCGACCGAGAAGGCTGAGGTCGTTTCCGTCTGCGCCGCCATCGAGTCAGAAATCGCCGATCTCGACGAAGAAGAAAAGCAGATGTTCCTGGCCGACCTCGGCCTTGAGGAACCAGGCCTCGACCGCCTGATTCACGCCGGCTACAAGCTGCTTGGTCTGGCCACCTACTTCACCGCCGGCGTCAAGGAAGTACGCGCCTGGACCATCCACCAGGGCGATACCGCCCCGCAGGCGGCCGGCGTCATCCACACCGACTTCGAGCGTGGCTTCATCCGTGCCCAGACCATCGCCTTCGACGACTTCATTGCCTACAAGGGTGAAGCCGGTGCCAAGGAAGCGGGCAAGATGCGCGCCGAAGGCAAGGAATATGTCGTCAAGGATGGCGATGTACTTAATTTCCTGTTTAACGTCTGA
- a CDS encoding putative bifunctional diguanylate cyclase/phosphodiesterase — protein sequence MTRATAAASTLPPPDKDPLSEQVFVRTFEQSNEGMLVTDSRNLIVAFNGALSRLSGYSPEELVGQNPRILSSGRASPEFYAAMWQALENQDYWEGEIWNKQKDGANYPRRLKISVLRNADGSIRNYVANYTEIAASHEVADRLAYLAYHDPLTNLPNRLAFESQLAQSLRSCAREGKQMALMLIDLDNFKNINDTLGHHVGDQLLQNVALRLRECVRASDLVARIGGDEFVVVLPDIESPLTAARVASKIQSNLADSYRIADHVLYATPSIGISLYPIDGGDPGTLLRNADTAMYHAKSAGRNNHQFYTARMNEAAGERLAMENELRQAIAAISPASSEFSLHFQPQIETVSGRVLGIEALLRWNNAKFGSVSPMRFITIAEETGLIQPLGDWVIWETCRLIRVMKQRGIAGIRVAINISAQQLRHENLLLLVRGALACYDLEPEDIELEVTESTAMENPEMTLSILDQLAAMGIVLAIDDFGTGYSSLAYLKHLPIKRLKLDRSFVKDIETDVNDAAICTATIALGHSLGLELVAEGVETEAQRDFLAGLGCDFLQGYLYSRPMPFDDTVAYLKAHLAAQRR from the coding sequence ATGACCCGCGCCACCGCAGCAGCCAGCACCCTGCCCCCGCCGGACAAGGACCCCCTCTCCGAACAGGTCTTTGTGCGCACCTTCGAGCAGAGTAATGAAGGCATGCTGGTGACGGATAGCCGGAATCTGATTGTTGCGTTTAACGGCGCACTGTCCCGGTTGAGCGGTTATTCGCCCGAAGAACTGGTCGGGCAGAATCCGCGCATCCTGTCCTCCGGCCGGGCTTCTCCCGAGTTTTATGCGGCCATGTGGCAGGCGCTGGAAAATCAGGATTACTGGGAAGGCGAGATCTGGAACAAGCAGAAGGATGGTGCCAACTACCCGCGCCGCCTCAAGATTTCGGTATTACGCAACGCCGATGGCAGCATCCGGAACTATGTCGCCAATTACACTGAGATCGCTGCCAGCCATGAAGTCGCCGACCGCCTGGCCTACCTGGCCTATCACGACCCGCTGACCAATCTGCCCAACCGGCTCGCCTTCGAATCGCAACTGGCGCAATCGCTGCGCAGTTGCGCACGGGAGGGCAAGCAGATGGCGCTGATGCTCATCGACCTCGACAATTTCAAGAACATCAACGACACGCTGGGCCATCACGTCGGCGATCAGTTGTTGCAGAATGTCGCCCTGCGCCTGCGCGAATGCGTGCGGGCCAGCGATCTCGTGGCGCGCATCGGTGGCGACGAATTCGTCGTCGTCCTGCCCGACATCGAATCGCCGCTGACCGCCGCCCGCGTCGCCAGCAAGATTCAGAGCAATCTGGCCGACAGCTACCGGATCGCCGATCACGTGCTCTACGCCACGCCGAGCATCGGCATCAGCCTCTATCCGATTGACGGCGGCGACCCTGGCACGCTGTTGCGCAACGCCGACACGGCGATGTACCACGCGAAAAGTGCCGGTCGCAACAATCACCAGTTTTACACGGCTCGCATGAACGAGGCGGCCGGCGAGCGTCTGGCCATGGAGAACGAACTGCGCCAGGCGATTGCTGCCATTTCACCGGCGAGCAGCGAGTTTTCGCTGCACTTCCAGCCGCAGATCGAAACGGTCAGCGGTCGCGTCCTCGGCATCGAGGCCCTGCTGCGCTGGAACAACGCGAAATTCGGTTCCGTCTCGCCGATGCGCTTCATCACCATCGCCGAAGAAACCGGCTTGATCCAGCCGCTTGGCGACTGGGTAATCTGGGAAACCTGCCGGCTGATCCGCGTCATGAAACAACGGGGTATCGCCGGCATCCGCGTTGCCATCAATATTTCGGCGCAGCAGTTGCGCCATGAAAACCTGCTGCTCCTCGTCCGCGGCGCGCTGGCCTGCTACGACCTCGAACCCGAGGATATCGAGCTCGAAGTGACCGAGAGCACGGCGATGGAAAACCCGGAAATGACGCTGTCCATCCTCGACCAGCTAGCGGCCATGGGCATCGTGCTGGCCATTGACGATTTCGGCACCGGCTACTCCTCGCTGGCTTACCTCAAGCACCTGCCAATCAAGCGCCTCAAGCTCGACCGCTCCTTCGTCAAGGACATCGAGACCGACGTCAACGATGCGGCGATCTGTACCGCGACCATCGCGCTGGGCCACAGCCTGGGTCTCGAACTGGTTGCCGAAGGCGTCGAAACCGAGGCCCAGCGGGACTTTCTCGCCGGACTGGGCTGCGATTTCCTGCAGGGTTACCTGTACAGCCGGCCGATGCCTTTCGACGACACGGTGGCCTACCTCAAGGCCCACCTCGCCGCTCAGCGCCGCTAA
- a CDS encoding polyamine aminopropyltransferase, translated as MRHALLFSVFVIASCGLAYELIAGALSSYLLGDSVTQFSTVIGTYLFAMGAGSWLSKYITRDLIGRFIQIELMVGLLGGFSAIGLFLVFTWLGGPFKLVLYLAVFGVGVLVGLEIPLVMRILKRELAFKDLVSQVLTFDYLGALAVSILFPLVLAPQIGMVRTGLLFGVLNVAVALWALHLFRDQLPSRRWLAVQSWTVFGLLAAGFAGAGQLTTIAETHLYADDIIHAETTPYQRLVVTRWRDDLRLFINNNLQFSSHDEYRYHEALVHPGLASLPGAKRVLVLGGGDGLAVREILKYPNVESVTLVDLDPAMTDLFAKTPALVALNEGALSSPKVTVVNADALQWLEESREYFDFVVVDFPDPANYALGKLYTSAFYRLLEKRLSARGLIVVQSTSPLYARQSFWCVVTTLESVGFKTAPYHALVPSFGEWGYIIAGRQEFTIPTVDRKKTRFLTSEILPGLFEFPADMARLPAEVNQLNNQVLVRTFEEEWRKVIR; from the coding sequence ATGCGGCATGCGCTCCTTTTCTCCGTTTTCGTCATTGCCTCCTGTGGCCTGGCCTACGAGCTGATCGCCGGCGCGCTGTCGTCCTACCTGCTCGGCGACTCGGTGACGCAGTTCTCGACGGTGATCGGCACCTACCTGTTCGCCATGGGCGCTGGCTCGTGGTTGTCGAAATACATCACGCGCGATCTGATCGGGCGCTTCATCCAGATCGAACTTATGGTCGGGCTGCTCGGCGGCTTTTCGGCGATCGGGCTGTTCCTCGTTTTCACCTGGCTGGGCGGGCCGTTCAAGCTGGTGCTCTATCTCGCGGTGTTCGGCGTCGGCGTCCTGGTGGGGTTGGAAATTCCGCTGGTCATGCGCATCCTGAAGCGCGAACTGGCCTTCAAGGACCTCGTGTCGCAAGTGCTCACTTTCGATTATCTTGGCGCGCTGGCGGTCTCCATCCTTTTTCCGCTCGTCCTGGCGCCGCAGATCGGCATGGTGCGTACCGGGCTGTTGTTTGGCGTGCTCAACGTCGCCGTGGCGCTCTGGGCGCTGCATCTGTTCCGCGATCAACTGCCGTCGCGGCGTTGGCTTGCCGTGCAAAGCTGGACGGTCTTTGGCCTGCTCGCCGCCGGGTTCGCCGGGGCCGGGCAACTGACGACCATCGCTGAAACCCACCTCTACGCCGACGACATCATTCACGCCGAAACGACGCCCTACCAGCGCCTCGTCGTCACCCGCTGGCGAGACGATTTGCGCTTGTTCATCAACAACAACCTGCAGTTTTCCTCGCATGACGAATACCGCTATCACGAGGCGCTGGTTCACCCCGGTCTGGCCAGCCTGCCGGGGGCGAAACGGGTGCTGGTGCTCGGTGGCGGCGATGGCCTGGCCGTGCGTGAAATTCTCAAGTATCCGAACGTCGAATCAGTAACGCTGGTCGATCTCGACCCGGCGATGACCGATCTGTTCGCCAAGACCCCGGCTCTCGTCGCGCTCAACGAAGGCGCGCTGAGTTCGCCCAAGGTCACGGTAGTCAACGCCGACGCGCTGCAATGGCTGGAGGAAAGCCGCGAGTATTTCGACTTTGTCGTCGTCGATTTTCCCGATCCGGCCAATTACGCGCTCGGCAAGCTCTATACCTCGGCCTTCTACCGCCTGCTCGAAAAACGCCTGTCGGCGCGCGGCCTGATCGTCGTCCAGTCCACCTCGCCGCTCTACGCCCGGCAATCCTTCTGGTGCGTCGTGACGACGCTGGAAAGCGTCGGCTTCAAGACGGCGCCGTATCACGCGCTGGTCCCGTCCTTCGGCGAATGGGGCTACATCATCGCCGGCCGGCAGGAATTCACCATTCCCACGGTCGACCGGAAAAAAACGCGATTTTTGACATCGGAAATCCTGCCCGGCCTGTTCGAATTCCCGGCCGACATGGCGCGCCTGCCAGCCGAGGTCAATCAGTTGAACAATCAGGTTTTGGTGCGCACCTTCGAAGAAGAGTGGCGCAAGGTCATCCGTTAG
- a CDS encoding YceI family protein produces the protein MRLLPALLFAACLPLADAAEYTIDPAHTYASFEIDHLGFSTQRGQFNRSSGIVEFDAEEKTGRIDISIETASLDTGFELRDDVLRGDDWFKAKDFPYIFFRSQKLIFTEEKLSAVDGVLVMLGEIRPMRLEVSRFKCGLNLASRKRGCGADAIGVLRRSEFGLSNGLPFIGDEVRLRVQVEAYQP, from the coding sequence GTGAGACTCCTTCCCGCCCTGCTTTTCGCCGCTTGCCTGCCTCTGGCCGACGCCGCCGAATACACCATCGACCCGGCGCACACCTACGCCAGCTTCGAAATCGACCATCTCGGCTTTTCAACGCAGCGCGGCCAGTTCAATCGGAGCAGCGGCATCGTCGAGTTCGACGCTGAGGAAAAAACCGGCCGCATCGACATCAGCATCGAAACCGCCTCGCTCGACACCGGTTTTGAATTGCGCGACGACGTCCTGCGCGGTGACGACTGGTTCAAGGCCAAGGACTTTCCTTACATATTCTTTCGCAGCCAGAAACTCATTTTCACCGAAGAAAAACTCAGCGCCGTCGACGGCGTCCTCGTCATGCTCGGTGAAATCCGGCCGATGCGCCTTGAGGTCAGCCGCTTCAAATGCGGCCTCAATCTGGCCAGCCGCAAGCGCGGCTGCGGTGCCGACGCCATCGGCGTGTTACGCCGCTCCGAATTCGGCCTGAGCAACGGCCTGCCCTTCATCGGCGACGAAGTCCGCCTGCGCGTCCAGGTCGAAGCCTATCAGCCCTGA
- the ribBA gene encoding bifunctional 3,4-dihydroxy-2-butanone-4-phosphate synthase/GTP cyclohydrolase II, translating to MPPHPAIASTAEIVAELKAGRMVILVDEEDRENEGDLVMAAEHITPEAINFMARFGRGLICLTLTEARCKKLGLAQMATNNKTQYGTAFTVSIEAAEGVTTGISAADRARTIQVAVAKNTTIDDIVQPGHVFPITAREGGVLVRAGHTEAGCDLAGMAGLEPSSVICEIMNDDGTMARLPELMEFAKEHGLKIGTIADLIHYRAASETLVKRVTSKTISTAHGDFTMHAYVDQASGATHLALVKGSIPAGDETLVRVHEPLSVLDFLDPASKRQSFSIEQAQAAMAKFGHGVIVLMHRPEDGEAILSRLTGTAPSGPVKWDPRTYGIGAQILRDVGVSKMRLLSSPRKMPSMTGFGLEVTGFVTTPAEL from the coding sequence ATGCCACCCCATCCCGCCATCGCCAGCACCGCCGAGATCGTCGCCGAACTCAAGGCCGGTCGCATGGTCATTCTGGTCGATGAAGAAGACCGCGAAAACGAGGGCGACCTCGTCATGGCCGCCGAACACATCACGCCCGAGGCGATCAATTTCATGGCCAGATTCGGCCGCGGCCTGATCTGCCTGACGCTGACTGAAGCCCGCTGCAAGAAGCTCGGCCTCGCCCAGATGGCGACCAACAACAAGACCCAGTACGGGACCGCCTTCACCGTCTCCATCGAGGCCGCCGAAGGCGTCACCACCGGCATCTCGGCCGCCGACCGGGCGCGCACCATCCAGGTAGCCGTCGCCAAGAACACGACCATCGACGACATCGTCCAGCCCGGCCACGTCTTCCCGATCACCGCCCGCGAAGGCGGCGTCCTGGTCCGCGCCGGCCACACCGAAGCCGGCTGCGACCTGGCCGGCATGGCCGGTCTCGAACCGTCCTCGGTGATCTGCGAAATCATGAACGACGACGGCACCATGGCCCGCCTGCCCGAGCTCATGGAATTCGCCAAGGAGCATGGCCTGAAGATCGGCACCATCGCCGACCTCATCCACTACCGCGCCGCCTCCGAAACCCTGGTCAAGCGCGTCACGAGCAAGACGATCAGTACCGCCCACGGCGATTTCACCATGCATGCCTATGTCGATCAGGCGAGCGGCGCCACTCATCTGGCGCTGGTCAAGGGCAGCATCCCGGCCGGCGATGAAACGCTGGTCCGCGTGCATGAACCGCTCTCCGTGCTCGATTTCCTCGACCCGGCCAGCAAGCGCCAGTCCTTCTCGATCGAGCAGGCCCAGGCAGCCATGGCCAAGTTCGGCCACGGCGTCATCGTCCTCATGCACCGCCCGGAAGACGGCGAAGCCATCCTTTCCCGCCTGACCGGCACCGCCCCGAGCGGCCCGGTCAAATGGGACCCGCGCACCTACGGCATCGGCGCCCAGATCCTGCGCGATGTCGGCGTTTCCAAGATGCGCCTGCTCTCCAGCCCGCGCAAAATGCCCTCCATGACCGGCTTTGGCCTCGAAGTCACCGGTTTCGTCACGACACCAGCGGAGCTATAA
- the ribH gene encoding 6,7-dimethyl-8-ribityllumazine synthase, with amino-acid sequence MSRFDNIFEYDNNLDGTGLKVGIVMSRFNLPVCEALLSSCVTELKRLGVADADMTIANVPGALEIPLVLQSMAQSGSFDALVALGAVIRGDTYHFEVVSNDSCRAIMEVQLDTGVPIANGILTCDTDEQAEIRTQPKGSDCAQAAVEMANLQKALLQ; translated from the coding sequence ATGTCCCGTTTCGACAACATCTTTGAATACGACAATAACCTCGACGGCACCGGCCTCAAGGTTGGTATCGTCATGAGCCGCTTCAACCTGCCGGTCTGCGAAGCCCTGCTCTCGTCCTGCGTCACCGAACTCAAGCGCCTCGGCGTCGCCGATGCCGACATGACCATCGCCAACGTTCCCGGCGCGCTGGAAATCCCGCTCGTCCTGCAGAGCATGGCGCAAAGCGGCAGCTTCGACGCGCTGGTCGCACTGGGCGCCGTCATCCGTGGCGACACCTATCATTTCGAAGTCGTTTCCAACGATTCCTGCCGCGCCATCATGGAAGTCCAGCTCGACACCGGCGTCCCCATCGCCAACGGCATCCTGACCTGCGACACCGACGAACAGGCCGAAATCCGCACCCAGCCGAAGGGCAGCGACTGCGCCCAGGCTGCCGTCGAAATGGCCAACCTCCAGAAAGCCCTGCTCCAATGA
- the nusB gene encoding transcription antitermination factor NusB, whose amino-acid sequence MTTFLSDSEHPHDVKAPPKSARRRSREFILQGLYQWRVGGADEAAIEAYAPEMEGFAKADREFFVGTLRGVIGQRETLVSQVTAHLDRPFSELSPIEACVLMMGAFEMNNHPETPYRVIINEAIELAKSFGGTDGHKYVNGVLDKIAAVVRADEVAARKQSK is encoded by the coding sequence ATGACCACTTTTCTCAGCGACAGCGAACATCCCCACGACGTCAAGGCCCCGCCCAAGTCGGCCCGCCGTCGCTCCCGCGAATTCATCCTGCAAGGCCTTTACCAGTGGCGCGTCGGCGGTGCCGACGAAGCCGCCATCGAAGCCTACGCCCCGGAAATGGAAGGCTTCGCCAAGGCTGACCGTGAATTCTTCGTCGGCACGCTGCGCGGCGTCATCGGCCAGCGCGAGACGCTGGTATCGCAAGTCACGGCGCACCTTGACCGGCCGTTCAGCGAACTCTCGCCGATTGAAGCCTGCGTCCTGATGATGGGTGCCTTCGAGATGAACAACCATCCCGAAACCCCCTATCGTGTCATCATCAACGAGGCCATCGAACTGGCCAAATCCTTCGGCGGCACCGATGGCCACAAGTACGTCAATGGCGTGCTCGACAAGATCGCCGCCGTCGTTCGCGCCGACGAGGTTGCCGCACGCAAGCAGAGTAAATAA
- the thiL gene encoding thiamine-phosphate kinase translates to MPGEFDLISKYFARPTPSAVLGPGDDCALVQPTPGKQLAVTTDMLVAGTHFLPDTDPKNLGWKALAVNISDLAAMGAQPRWVTLAGALPAVDEPWIAAFAEGFFACAAEYGVDVIGGDTTKGPLNVCVTAIGEVEPGRALRRDGAKPGDQIWVSGRPGLASLGLAHLQNKVKLPEPWPRLCVGALEKPRPRVALGLALNGIASSAIDVSDGMLADLGHIAERSGCAAAVKLVQLPHLPKGESYDADLRRIALECQLTGGDDYELCFTAPGTQSLAIAKIAAQLELPLWCIGEMVTGPTGDVTVFDPDGKPVDFGRKGYDHFGQAT, encoded by the coding sequence ATGCCGGGCGAGTTCGACCTGATCAGCAAGTATTTCGCCCGGCCTACCCCGTCGGCCGTCCTCGGCCCCGGCGACGACTGCGCGCTGGTCCAGCCGACACCCGGCAAGCAGCTGGCGGTGACCACCGATATGCTAGTCGCCGGCACGCATTTCCTGCCCGACACCGATCCCAAGAACCTCGGCTGGAAAGCGTTGGCCGTCAATATCTCGGACCTCGCCGCGATGGGCGCCCAGCCGCGCTGGGTGACGCTGGCCGGCGCGCTGCCAGCGGTCGACGAGCCATGGATCGCCGCCTTCGCTGAAGGCTTCTTCGCCTGCGCCGCTGAATATGGCGTCGATGTCATCGGCGGCGACACCACCAAAGGCCCGCTCAACGTCTGCGTCACGGCCATCGGCGAAGTCGAACCGGGCCGCGCCCTGCGCCGTGACGGCGCCAAGCCCGGCGACCAGATCTGGGTTTCCGGCCGTCCCGGCCTGGCCAGCCTCGGCCTCGCTCACCTTCAAAACAAGGTCAAACTGCCCGAGCCGTGGCCCCGCCTGTGTGTCGGCGCCCTTGAAAAGCCCCGCCCGCGCGTCGCCCTCGGCCTTGCGCTGAACGGCATTGCCTCTTCCGCCATCGATGTTTCCGACGGCATGCTCGCCGACCTCGGCCATATCGCCGAACGCTCGGGCTGCGCCGCCGCCGTCAAGCTGGTCCAGCTACCGCATCTACCCAAGGGCGAAAGCTACGACGCCGACCTCCGGCGCATCGCGCTCGAATGCCAGCTGACCGGCGGCGACGACTACGAGCTGTGCTTCACCGCACCGGGCACGCAAAGCCTGGCTATCGCCAAAATTGCCGCGCAACTCGAACTGCCGCTGTGGTGCATCGGCGAGATGGTGACAGGCCCAACCGGCGACGTTACCGTTTTCGACCCTGACGGCAAGCCCGTCGACTTCGGCCGCAAGGGATACGACCACTTTGGCCAAGCGACCTGA
- a CDS encoding phosphatidylglycerophosphatase A family protein — translation MAKRPDLNFLIAHPAHFFALGCGSGLAPKAPGTFGTLFAWAMFALFHHHFSDFGLFFLLTVAYLGGIWFIDVTGRGLGDPDHGSIVWDEIVPFWLILMMTPATFLWQLAAFALFRFFDITKPQPARYFDEHVKNGFGVMADDLVAAGYTLLCLALLKIVFA, via the coding sequence TTGGCCAAGCGACCTGATCTCAACTTCCTGATTGCCCACCCGGCGCATTTCTTCGCGCTGGGCTGCGGCAGCGGCCTGGCCCCGAAGGCGCCGGGCACCTTCGGGACGCTGTTCGCGTGGGCGATGTTCGCGCTGTTCCATCACCACTTTTCTGATTTTGGCCTTTTTTTCCTGTTGACCGTGGCCTACCTCGGCGGCATCTGGTTCATCGACGTCACCGGCCGTGGCCTCGGCGATCCCGACCACGGCAGCATCGTCTGGGACGAGATCGTGCCCTTCTGGCTCATCCTCATGATGACGCCAGCCACTTTCCTCTGGCAACTGGCCGCCTTCGCGCTTTTCCGCTTTTTCGACATCACCAAGCCGCAGCCGGCCCGCTATTTTGACGAGCATGTCAAAAACGGCTTCGGCGTCATGGCCGACGATCTTGTCGCGGCCGGCTACACTTTGCTCTGTCTCGCCCTGCTCAAGATCGTTTTCGCCTGA
- a CDS encoding type II toxin-antitoxin system HicA family toxin has protein sequence MSHKHAHLMRSIFQDPPSGNIHWREIESLLHHLGAEIEPAHGARYKITLNKVEAFLHHPHNSSTCSRTDIKSIREMLSHAGVTLSAYEAGDV, from the coding sequence ATGAGTCACAAGCATGCCCACCTGATGCGCAGCATCTTCCAGGACCCGCCATCGGGCAACATCCACTGGCGCGAGATCGAATCGCTGCTCCACCACCTCGGTGCCGAGATCGAGCCGGCGCATGGCGCCCGCTACAAGATCACGCTCAACAAGGTCGAAGCCTTCCTCCATCACCCGCACAACAGCAGCACCTGCAGCCGGACGGACATCAAGTCGATTCGCGAGATGCTCAGCCATGCCGGGGTGACTTTGTCCGCCTATGAGGCGGGAGACGTTTGA